A DNA window from Mucilaginibacter xinganensis contains the following coding sequences:
- the glmS gene encoding glutamine--fructose-6-phosphate transaminase (isomerizing): MCGIVGYIGYRDAWPVVIKGLKRLEYRGYDSAGIAIINDDGFNVYKKAGKVSFLEDFATDKNTTGKIAIGHTRWATHGAPSDKNSHPHSSNDNRLHIIHNGIIENYCVLKEELISRGHNFKSETDTEVLIHLIEEIQNIEKIDLLEAVRQALKSVIGAYAIVILDRENPDQLIAARKGSPMVIGVGESEYFIASDITPIVEYIRNVIYLKDNEIALMTRDEFLIKRLDNVIQTPMIQELELKLENLEKGDFDHFMLKEIFEQPRSIRDCMRGRINPEAGKVALGGIKEYAEKLKNIERIIIIGCGTSWHAGLTGEYLIEEYARVPVEVEYASEFRYRNPIISEKDVVIAISQSGETADTMAAIEIAKEKGATIFGVCNVVGSSIPRITDAGVYTHAGPEIGVASTKAFTAQVTVLTLIAFYIAQQKGTLATSRLIGLLTELDNIPEKIQAVLANNDLIRDIALSIKDASNCLFLGRGNGFPVALEGALKLKEISYVHAEGYPAAEMKHGPIALIDKEMPVIFIATKNSSYEKVISNIQEVLARKGIVIAIVTKGDTQVKKMVDYCIEIPDADEAFLPLLATIPLQLLAYHIAVLRGCNVDQPRNLAKSVTVE, translated from the coding sequence ATGTGTGGAATTGTAGGTTATATCGGCTATCGCGATGCCTGGCCGGTTGTTATTAAAGGCTTAAAAAGGTTGGAATACCGCGGCTATGATAGTGCCGGGATAGCCATTATAAATGATGATGGCTTTAATGTTTATAAAAAGGCCGGAAAGGTATCATTTCTTGAAGATTTCGCTACAGATAAAAACACCACCGGAAAAATTGCAATTGGCCATACAAGATGGGCAACACATGGAGCGCCATCTGATAAAAATTCCCATCCCCATAGCTCAAACGATAATCGCCTGCACATTATACACAACGGCATAATTGAAAATTACTGCGTGCTGAAGGAAGAACTGATTAGCCGGGGTCATAACTTTAAAAGTGAAACAGATACCGAGGTCTTGATCCATCTTATAGAAGAAATACAAAATATAGAAAAGATTGATTTACTTGAAGCTGTACGCCAGGCTTTAAAATCGGTGATTGGCGCTTATGCAATTGTAATTTTAGACAGGGAAAATCCCGACCAGTTGATTGCAGCCAGAAAAGGCAGCCCCATGGTAATTGGCGTAGGTGAATCGGAGTATTTCATCGCATCAGACATAACACCTATTGTTGAGTATATAAGAAATGTTATATACTTAAAGGACAATGAAATTGCATTGATGACACGTGATGAGTTCCTGATAAAACGCCTGGATAATGTTATTCAGACCCCAATGATACAGGAACTGGAATTAAAGTTGGAAAACCTTGAGAAAGGAGACTTTGACCATTTCATGTTAAAAGAAATATTTGAACAACCCCGCTCGATAAGAGATTGCATGCGTGGCCGGATTAACCCTGAGGCCGGGAAAGTAGCTTTGGGAGGGATTAAAGAATACGCCGAAAAGCTAAAGAACATTGAACGCATTATTATTATCGGCTGCGGTACATCATGGCATGCCGGGTTAACCGGTGAATATTTAATTGAAGAGTATGCACGGGTGCCGGTTGAAGTTGAATACGCTTCCGAATTCAGGTACCGTAACCCCATTATTAGCGAAAAGGATGTTGTCATAGCTATCTCGCAATCCGGAGAAACCGCTGATACCATGGCGGCAATTGAAATAGCAAAAGAAAAAGGTGCAACCATTTTTGGAGTTTGTAATGTAGTAGGCTCGTCTATTCCAAGAATAACAGATGCGGGTGTTTACACGCATGCCGGTCCGGAGATTGGTGTTGCATCTACCAAAGCCTTCACGGCTCAGGTAACGGTTTTAACACTCATTGCATTTTACATAGCACAACAAAAGGGCACGCTTGCCACATCAAGGTTAATAGGCCTTTTAACCGAACTGGATAACATACCCGAAAAAATACAGGCGGTTTTGGCCAATAATGATTTGATAAGGGATATCGCACTTAGTATAAAGGATGCAAGTAATTGTTTATTTTTAGGAAGGGGGAACGGATTTCCGGTAGCACTGGAAGGTGCCCTAAAATTAAAGGAGATTTCGTACGTGCACGCAGAGGGCTACCCCGCTGCCGAAATGAAACATGGCCCCATCGCTTTGATTGACAAAGAAATGCCGGTTATATTTATTGCAACCAAAAACTCTTCCTACGAAAAGGTGATCAGTAATATCCAGGAGGTTTTAGCGCGCAAGGGAATCGTAATTGCCATTGTAACTAAAGGAGATACCCAGGTAAAAAAAATGGTAGATTATTGCATTGAAATACCTGATGCCGACGAAGCCTTCTTGCCATTGCTGGCTACAATTCCACTACAATTGCTCGCTTACCATATTGCTGTACTGCGCGGTTGTAATGTCGATCAGCCACGCAACTTAGCAAAATCTGTAACCGTTGAATAA
- a CDS encoding polysaccharide biosynthesis/export family protein, which translates to MASSVTENNTQAQETRIHKNDVVNITMTSSNPESNLLFISNKNAASGTSLYKDGYRVNKSGYVNLPLIGDFKIEGLGVDEAQTKIAAELDKYVKNPVVDIQIVNFKITVIGEVNKPSTFIITDEKVNLLEALGMAGDMTVYGRRENVLVIRNEGNHKTMKRLNLNKQEAMNSPYFYLTQNDIVYVEPDRSKAVEYSQNTRLMPLVIASISAVAVLAAVLLKR; encoded by the coding sequence ATGGCAAGTTCAGTTACTGAAAATAACACCCAGGCGCAGGAAACACGTATTCATAAAAATGATGTAGTGAACATCACCATGACCAGTTCGAACCCTGAGTCAAATTTACTTTTCATCAGCAACAAAAATGCCGCATCAGGTACATCACTTTACAAAGATGGTTACCGCGTAAATAAAAGCGGATATGTTAATTTGCCATTGATTGGCGATTTTAAAATTGAAGGATTAGGCGTTGACGAAGCACAAACCAAAATTGCCGCTGAACTGGATAAATATGTCAAGAATCCGGTGGTTGATATCCAGATCGTAAATTTTAAAATCACCGTAATTGGCGAGGTAAATAAACCATCGACTTTTATAATTACCGACGAGAAGGTAAACCTGCTGGAGGCCCTGGGTATGGCGGGAGATATGACGGTATATGGTAGGCGGGAAAATGTACTGGTTATAAGAAATGAAGGCAATCATAAAACCATGAAACGTTTGAATTTGAATAAGCAGGAGGCCATGAATTCGCCTTATTTCTATCTCACGCAAAACGATATTGTTTATGTTGAACCCGACCGTTCCAAAGCAGTTGAGTACAGTCAAAACACCAGATTAATGCCACTTGTCATAGCATCCATATCGGCCGTTGCTGTTTTGGCGGCAGTGCTTTTAAAAAGATAA
- a CDS encoding GumC family protein codes for MTANSVYNPGVTANNFRDKMMPYLNRWYLFLISLVISFIAVSIYLDFTTPQYKVTGTIQIPDDKKGDGILKSTAFSDLNMFHEEKTSDNEIEILRSRDLIYSVIKKLHLETAYFYESDFLKTNELYKDELPLVVSVNRLSKLAYLQPLQLQILSGDTFVLSDDLHRWIYNYGQEIKHNDYNFTVNKGPAFRSGPKLIGIKFKNLEQLASAYSLGGLKVDPVIKESNTINVSLNDAVPQRGIDILANLITTYNAQSIAKKNAMAINTILFIDKRLQDMGRELSLTEGDIESFKQQNGAVDAASGTQINLQKSAEYNQLLENADVQLGIVNSIESYLGNPNNKFNVVPSTMGLKDPVLNTLITRFNDLQIERNRMLNSANINNPLVQNLSDQISSLQRNIRENLANIKTGFIIERNHLRQNSAQYDSKVRAVPSLEKGLLQRGREQGVKTNLFQYLLQKREETALSLSATIPTSQLIDKPAYSPVPDFPKKPLMYLLAFIIGFSIPILIIYLKQLFSSTVKNAASLMEIKGIRVLGELSHNDFKSPIVVQSGRQSVIGELFRYIRSNVGILNPNMSPKTMLITSCIKGEGKTFFSLNMGLTLAQLNKKVLLLEFDLRKPDLLNKLGMTQKIGISDYLQDNTIDLMDLVKPYGKATNLYVLGCGSISQNPAELLLSPRVDLMFELLNANFDYLIIDTSPVGQVADAFSLARFADLSIYVVRYNYSNTQQLSILQDIYDNEKLKNLMVVFNDAKKENRHAYAYGGYGYATGYGS; via the coding sequence ATGACTGCAAATTCAGTTTATAACCCGGGCGTAACGGCTAACAATTTTAGGGACAAAATGATGCCCTACCTAAATCGTTGGTATTTATTTTTAATAAGCCTGGTAATAAGCTTTATTGCAGTAAGTATATATCTTGACTTTACAACACCGCAGTATAAAGTTACTGGTACCATACAAATACCTGATGATAAAAAAGGCGACGGAATTTTGAAATCAACTGCTTTCAGCGATCTGAACATGTTTCATGAAGAAAAAACATCTGACAATGAAATAGAGATTTTACGCTCAAGAGATCTTATTTACAGCGTAATTAAAAAGCTGCACCTTGAAACAGCCTATTTTTACGAATCGGATTTTTTAAAAACCAATGAACTGTATAAAGACGAACTGCCGCTGGTAGTTTCGGTGAACAGGCTCTCAAAGTTGGCTTACCTGCAACCATTGCAATTACAAATTCTATCCGGTGATACTTTTGTTTTATCGGATGACCTTCATAGGTGGATTTATAATTACGGGCAGGAAATTAAACACAATGATTATAATTTTACCGTGAATAAAGGACCGGCGTTTCGCTCCGGACCGAAATTGATCGGCATCAAATTTAAGAACCTGGAACAACTGGCTTCAGCGTACAGTCTGGGCGGGTTAAAGGTTGATCCGGTAATTAAAGAGTCGAACACAATTAATGTGAGCCTTAATGATGCGGTACCTCAAAGAGGGATTGATATTCTTGCAAACCTTATAACTACCTATAATGCACAGAGCATAGCAAAGAAAAATGCGATGGCAATTAATACCATTTTGTTTATTGACAAGCGTCTGCAGGATATGGGAAGGGAGCTTTCACTTACAGAAGGAGATATCGAATCATTCAAACAGCAAAACGGTGCAGTTGACGCAGCTTCAGGCACACAGATAAACCTGCAAAAATCTGCTGAATATAACCAGCTGCTCGAAAATGCTGATGTGCAATTGGGCATTGTAAATTCTATCGAGTCCTATTTAGGCAACCCCAACAACAAGTTTAATGTGGTTCCGAGTACAATGGGATTAAAAGACCCGGTATTAAATACCTTAATAACCCGTTTTAACGATCTTCAGATTGAAAGGAACAGAATGCTGAACAGCGCAAACATTAATAACCCGCTCGTTCAAAACCTCAGTGACCAAATCTCAAGCCTTCAGCGAAACATTAGGGAGAACCTTGCTAATATTAAGACAGGTTTTATTATTGAGCGGAATCATCTTAGGCAAAATTCTGCGCAATATGATTCAAAAGTTCGGGCAGTGCCATCACTTGAAAAGGGTCTGTTACAGCGTGGGCGCGAACAGGGCGTGAAAACAAATTTATTTCAATACCTGCTTCAAAAGCGGGAAGAAACAGCATTGTCTTTATCCGCAACAATCCCTACTTCACAGCTAATTGATAAACCAGCATATAGCCCAGTCCCTGATTTTCCTAAAAAGCCATTAATGTATCTGCTTGCATTTATTATAGGTTTTTCTATACCCATATTGATTATTTACCTTAAACAGCTATTTAGCAGCACTGTAAAAAACGCCGCCAGTTTAATGGAGATAAAAGGTATAAGGGTTCTGGGAGAACTTAGTCATAACGATTTCAAAAGCCCGATAGTTGTCCAAAGCGGCAGGCAATCTGTAATCGGGGAATTGTTCCGCTACATCAGGTCGAACGTTGGTATATTAAACCCTAATATGTCACCTAAGACGATGTTAATAACCTCATGCATAAAGGGGGAAGGAAAAACCTTTTTTAGCTTGAATATGGGGCTGACCCTGGCTCAGCTAAATAAAAAAGTATTGCTTCTTGAGTTTGACTTAAGGAAGCCCGATCTTCTAAATAAATTAGGAATGACTCAAAAAATTGGTATTTCTGATTACCTGCAGGACAATACAATTGATTTGATGGATCTGGTAAAACCTTACGGCAAAGCAACAAATCTTTATGTGCTGGGTTGCGGATCAATATCACAGAACCCGGCAGAGTTATTACTAAGCCCGCGGGTTGATTTGATGTTTGAATTGCTGAATGCCAATTTCGACTATTTGATAATAGACACTTCGCCGGTTGGTCAGGTTGCTGACGCTTTTAGCCTGGCAAGATTTGCCGATTTAAGTATCTACGTGGTACGTTACAACTATAGTAACACACAGCAATTGAGTATCCTTCAAGATATTTACGATAACGAAAAATTAAAAAACCTGATGGTGGTGTTTAACGACGCCAAAAAAGAGAACCGCCATGCTTATGCTTATGGCGGATACGGATACGCTACAGGATATGGTAGCTAA
- a CDS encoding UpxY family transcription antiterminator, translated as MLRLSATNISKLIEPDAFPVAITACKWYSEAIPNHQINIQFKSFMESKSAASFLHEKKWLLIYTRPKWEKKVDQLLKQQGIESYCPLRTVQNQWADRKKLVSLPVFNSYVFVRVTPREECEVLYTLGVIKFVYYMGKPAVIRDHIIEQIKINLTLYQNVEVVNLQSINIGDRVKIKQGVFINQSGQVIQIMGKKILMVFDQIDCALVTCIPFGHVVLNNIKNENEITSGNV; from the coding sequence ATGTTACGGTTATCAGCCACTAACATCAGCAAACTAATTGAGCCGGACGCTTTTCCGGTAGCAATAACAGCCTGTAAGTGGTATAGCGAAGCTATACCAAACCACCAAATAAACATTCAATTTAAGAGTTTTATGGAATCCAAATCGGCCGCAAGCTTTTTGCACGAAAAAAAATGGCTGTTGATATATACCCGGCCAAAATGGGAGAAAAAAGTAGATCAGCTTTTAAAGCAACAGGGGATTGAATCATACTGTCCGTTAAGAACAGTTCAGAACCAATGGGCCGATCGTAAGAAACTGGTAAGCCTCCCAGTATTCAATTCGTACGTATTTGTCAGGGTTACACCACGGGAGGAATGTGAAGTGCTTTACACCCTAGGCGTAATCAAATTTGTTTACTACATGGGCAAACCAGCCGTCATTCGCGATCACATCATAGAACAGATAAAAATCAATCTGACACTTTACCAAAACGTGGAAGTGGTGAATCTGCAAAGTATAAATATCGGTGACAGGGTAAAAATAAAACAAGGTGTATTTATAAATCAATCAGGCCAGGTAATTCAAATTATGGGAAAGAAGATTCTTATGGTTTTTGATCAAATAGATTGTGCGCTGGTAACCTGTATACCATTTGGTCATGTAGTATTAAACAATATAAAAAACGAAAATGAAATCACTTCAGGAAACGTATAA
- a CDS encoding nucleotide sugar dehydrogenase has translation MKSLQETYKIGVIGLGYVGLPLAVEFAKQYKVFGYDINPKRIKDLISGFDQTMEVGKPELEEVITLECTTLKGLYCTNELEKLRNCSIYIVTVPTPVDKNNRPDLSPLIKASRLVGSILKKNDIVIYESTVYPGVTEDECVPVLEQASNLHFNIDFFAGYSPERINPGDKTHTVAKIRKITSGSNAKTAEIVDQLYRSVISAGTFKADSIKVAEAAKVIENAQRDINIAFVNELAMIFNKLGIDTHKVLEAAGTKWNFLNFSPGLVGGHCIGVDPYYLAQKAQEVGYHPEVILAGRRINDGMGAYVADQFIKKMTQKGTSLINAEVLVLGFTFKENCPDVRNTRVIDIIRRLEEYKVKVHIHDPWANPEQVKHEYGIHCENGESKKRTYDGILLAVAHQEFKKMDLAHLLKPNAVLYDLKACLPDNIVNARL, from the coding sequence ATGAAATCACTTCAGGAAACGTATAAAATCGGCGTTATTGGTCTTGGCTACGTTGGGTTGCCATTAGCTGTAGAATTTGCTAAACAGTATAAGGTTTTTGGTTACGACATTAATCCCAAAAGGATTAAAGACCTTATTTCCGGTTTTGATCAAACAATGGAAGTTGGCAAACCTGAACTGGAGGAAGTAATTACCCTCGAATGTACAACGCTTAAAGGCTTGTACTGTACCAATGAACTTGAAAAATTAAGAAACTGCTCAATTTACATTGTAACAGTGCCTACGCCGGTGGACAAAAACAACCGGCCTGACCTTAGCCCTTTGATAAAAGCCAGCCGGTTAGTAGGCAGCATCCTGAAAAAAAACGACATCGTTATTTATGAATCTACGGTGTATCCGGGTGTTACCGAAGATGAGTGTGTGCCGGTACTTGAACAAGCATCAAACCTTCATTTTAACATTGACTTCTTTGCAGGATACTCGCCTGAAAGAATCAACCCCGGTGATAAAACACATACAGTGGCAAAAATACGCAAGATAACCTCTGGCTCAAATGCAAAAACTGCAGAAATTGTCGATCAGCTTTACCGTTCCGTTATTTCTGCCGGTACTTTTAAAGCCGATTCGATAAAAGTGGCTGAAGCAGCAAAAGTTATTGAGAATGCGCAGCGGGATATAAACATTGCCTTTGTTAATGAACTGGCTATGATATTTAATAAACTGGGCATTGATACCCACAAAGTACTGGAGGCCGCGGGGACAAAGTGGAATTTTTTAAATTTTAGCCCCGGATTAGTTGGTGGCCATTGTATTGGCGTAGATCCATATTATCTGGCGCAGAAAGCTCAGGAAGTGGGATACCATCCTGAAGTTATTTTAGCGGGCCGTCGTATTAATGATGGTATGGGAGCTTATGTTGCAGATCAATTCATCAAAAAGATGACCCAGAAAGGCACCTCCCTTATCAATGCAGAAGTGCTTGTGCTCGGTTTTACATTTAAAGAAAACTGCCCGGATGTACGAAATACCCGCGTAATTGATATTATTCGCCGCCTTGAGGAATACAAAGTAAAAGTCCACATTCATGATCCCTGGGCAAACCCCGAACAGGTAAAACACGAATATGGAATTCATTGCGAGAACGGTGAGTCTAAAAAAAGGACCTATGACGGGATTCTGCTGGCAGTTGCGCACCAGGAATTTAAAAAAATGGATTTAGCACACCTCCTTAAACCTAACGCAGTTTTATACGATTTGAAAGCATGTTTGCCTGATAATATAGTTAATGCCCGCCTTTAG
- a CDS encoding lipopolysaccharide biosynthesis protein, translating to MSLKDKAVSGILWSLWQQFSGKLIGFCISIFLARLLEPAQFGLIAMLSLFIAVGNSLLDSGLTASLVRTQNADQRDLSTIFYFNLAGSTTLYTMLYLAAPLIADFYNQPLLRAVVRVYGSIFIINAFFGVQSTLLIKELKFKKQTNIQIPAAISGGVLGIVLAKMGYGVWSLVWMYLFTAFLSTVLHWYFSSWRPALIFDRQRFKNHFRFGYKITLSGILDTIYQNLYLIIIGKYFSASQLGFYSRADSVSQLPVGNISAAINKVTYPMFAQISNDLVQLKAVYKKLMQQVLFWNAPTLIVLCVVAEPLFHFLLTDKWLPAVPYFKILCISGIMYPLHSYNLNVLKVLGKSSLFLKLEIVKKILSVAGILLFIPFGIYGLLYFQLFFNFVAYYINSFYSGKLIFYPVKEQIEDILPILMLAGCIGIACYVIDLFLVSIFTPDLLRIAAITALYTFFYYVFSVLIKLPAVGDFKQLILKR from the coding sequence ATGAGTTTAAAAGATAAAGCAGTATCAGGCATTCTGTGGTCGTTATGGCAGCAGTTTAGCGGAAAATTGATAGGCTTCTGCATCTCCATCTTTCTTGCACGACTACTCGAACCGGCGCAGTTTGGTTTAATTGCGATGTTATCGCTCTTTATTGCCGTAGGAAACAGCTTACTGGATAGCGGCTTAACAGCATCACTGGTACGGACACAAAATGCAGATCAGCGGGATCTATCAACTATCTTCTATTTCAACCTCGCAGGAAGTACCACTTTATATACGATGCTTTACCTGGCCGCCCCGCTGATCGCCGATTTTTATAATCAGCCGCTTTTAAGAGCTGTAGTACGCGTTTACGGATCAATTTTTATAATCAATGCTTTTTTTGGAGTACAAAGCACCTTGCTTATAAAAGAACTGAAGTTCAAAAAACAAACCAATATTCAAATTCCGGCAGCTATTAGCGGCGGTGTACTTGGAATTGTACTGGCAAAAATGGGATATGGCGTTTGGAGCCTGGTTTGGATGTATTTGTTTACTGCCTTTTTATCGACAGTTTTACATTGGTACTTCTCATCCTGGCGCCCGGCATTGATATTTGACAGGCAACGTTTTAAAAATCACTTTCGGTTTGGTTATAAAATAACATTGTCGGGAATACTGGATACCATCTATCAAAACTTGTATTTGATAATTATAGGAAAATACTTTTCAGCCAGCCAGCTCGGGTTTTATTCGCGCGCCGACTCTGTTAGCCAACTGCCGGTCGGAAATATATCTGCAGCAATTAACAAGGTTACTTATCCAATGTTTGCTCAGATTTCTAATGATCTAGTCCAGCTAAAAGCTGTTTACAAGAAACTAATGCAGCAAGTACTTTTTTGGAACGCGCCTACCTTAATTGTATTATGCGTTGTAGCCGAACCGTTGTTTCACTTTTTACTTACAGATAAATGGCTACCTGCGGTACCTTATTTCAAAATACTGTGTATTAGCGGTATTATGTACCCGCTGCACTCATACAATTTGAATGTTTTGAAGGTACTGGGTAAGAGTTCCTTGTTTTTAAAACTCGAAATAGTAAAAAAAATACTTAGCGTAGCCGGGATACTTTTATTCATTCCTTTTGGAATTTACGGGCTCTTATATTTTCAGCTTTTTTTCAACTTCGTAGCTTATTATATCAATTCTTTCTACAGCGGTAAATTAATTTTTTACCCCGTTAAAGAACAAATTGAAGATATACTCCCAATCCTGATGTTAGCAGGTTGTATTGGAATTGCGTGTTATGTTATTGACCTTTTTCTTGTTTCAATTTTTACGCCGGACTTATTGAGAATTGCGGCAATAACAGCTCTTTATACATTTTTTTACTACGTTTTTAGTGTGCTGATCAAACTACCGGCAGTCGGAGATTTTAAACAATTAATTCTAAAAAGATGA
- a CDS encoding DegT/DnrJ/EryC1/StrS family aminotransferase: MIPVTKPFLPSEKEFKSYTKSIWERQWLTNNGPLVNTLELKLKEYLGLDHLLFVSNGTVALQLAIKALDLKGEIITTPFSFVATTSSIVWQGCKPVFVDIDPETFNIDASKIEAAITPQTSAILATHVYGNPCDIEAIQRIAGKHNLKVIYDAAHCFGTRYKNKSIFAYGDISTVSFHSTKLFHTIEGGAVITTDPDILKKLALMRNFGYSGVDTFSEQGINAKNCEFHAAMGLCNLGHIDDILKKRRYLSEQYRLRLKKLDVQFQKLENPEDFNYAYFPVLFETEELMHESKANLELAQIYSRRYFYPSLSALPYVDNVIMPVCDSIAKRIICLPLYHTLTISDLDLICRILLRSQNFGEKQMARAKQIGVLIAEQLKSKIKSAAVKTNGIL, translated from the coding sequence ATGATACCAGTAACCAAACCTTTTCTGCCCTCAGAAAAAGAATTTAAAAGTTATACCAAAAGTATCTGGGAGAGGCAATGGCTTACCAACAACGGCCCATTGGTGAATACACTTGAATTGAAATTGAAGGAATATTTGGGTCTTGACCATTTATTATTTGTCTCGAACGGAACGGTTGCTCTTCAACTGGCTATCAAAGCTCTTGATTTAAAGGGAGAGATTATTACAACACCATTTTCGTTTGTTGCAACAACAAGCAGCATAGTTTGGCAAGGCTGTAAACCTGTTTTTGTTGATATCGATCCTGAAACATTTAATATTGACGCAAGTAAAATAGAAGCAGCAATTACGCCGCAAACATCGGCCATCCTGGCTACTCATGTTTATGGCAACCCATGCGATATAGAGGCAATTCAGCGGATTGCTGGTAAGCACAATCTTAAAGTAATCTACGATGCTGCTCATTGTTTTGGTACGCGCTATAAAAACAAATCAATTTTTGCTTACGGGGACATCAGCACAGTAAGTTTTCACTCAACTAAACTATTCCACACCATTGAGGGCGGGGCTGTGATAACAACAGATCCTGATATTTTGAAAAAGCTGGCGCTAATGCGAAATTTCGGGTATTCAGGGGTGGATACTTTTTCTGAACAGGGAATTAACGCAAAGAATTGTGAATTTCACGCTGCTATGGGGCTTTGCAACCTTGGGCATATCGACGATATTTTAAAAAAACGCAGGTACTTATCTGAACAGTACCGGCTGCGCTTAAAAAAACTCGACGTACAATTTCAAAAATTGGAGAATCCGGAAGACTTTAACTATGCTTATTTCCCGGTATTATTTGAAACTGAAGAGTTGATGCACGAAAGTAAGGCGAACTTGGAGTTAGCCCAAATTTATTCCAGAAGGTATTTCTATCCTTCGCTGTCAGCCCTCCCCTACGTTGACAATGTTATTATGCCTGTATGCGACTCCATTGCGAAGCGTATCATTTGTCTGCCATTATACCATACATTAACGATTTCGGACCTGGATCTTATTTGCCGCATTTTGTTACGTTCGCAAAACTTTGGCGAAAAGCAAATGGCCAGGGCCAAACAAATAGGTGTATTAATAGCCGAACAGCTAAAATCAAAAATAAAAAGCGCAGCAGTTAAAACAAATGGAATTTTATGA
- a CDS encoding glycosyltransferase family 2 protein — MTNQPMVSICCITYNHGRFIAQAIESFLMQQTNFEFEIIVGDDCSSDQTLKIVKLFSHKHPGKIKLITSPKNLGTHNNLINCQKFCTGKYVALCEGDDYWTDIFKLQKQVDFLEQSVDHVICCHYTRVINENNETLYVHPNPIPLEHTYFDLLSGKQEETKTASMLYRNFPEINQLFAKQWFFNCFAGDKIFKLFATHLSGKKIYVMPDVMSCYRNHTGGVWSMIDSKVRMERRISDFNLIIKNFTYPTYKRKSLLLLYIKEYLLFELRNRRLRKVYSTLKYLI, encoded by the coding sequence ATGACGAATCAACCCATGGTAAGCATTTGTTGTATCACATACAACCATGGCCGGTTTATTGCCCAGGCAATTGAAAGCTTTTTAATGCAGCAGACTAATTTCGAATTTGAAATCATAGTCGGTGATGACTGCTCGAGCGATCAGACGCTAAAAATCGTTAAACTATTTTCGCACAAACATCCCGGGAAAATAAAATTGATTACCTCGCCAAAGAACCTTGGGACACATAATAACCTGATCAATTGTCAGAAATTTTGTACCGGAAAATACGTTGCGCTTTGCGAAGGTGATGATTATTGGACTGATATTTTTAAATTGCAAAAGCAGGTTGACTTTTTAGAGCAAAGCGTTGACCACGTTATTTGCTGTCATTATACAAGGGTGATTAATGAAAACAATGAAACACTATATGTGCATCCCAACCCGATACCACTTGAACACACCTATTTTGATCTTTTGTCCGGAAAGCAGGAGGAAACAAAAACAGCGTCTATGCTTTACAGGAACTTTCCTGAAATAAACCAGTTATTTGCAAAGCAGTGGTTTTTTAATTGTTTTGCCGGAGATAAGATCTTTAAACTTTTCGCAACTCATTTATCCGGAAAAAAAATCTATGTGATGCCGGACGTAATGAGTTGCTATCGTAATCACACGGGCGGCGTTTGGAGCATGATTGATTCAAAAGTAAGGATGGAAAGAAGGATCAGCGATTTTAACCTGATCATAAAGAACTTTACCTATCCGACCTATAAAAGAAAAAGTCTTTTGCTTTTATACATTAAAGAATATCTGTTATTTGAACTAAGGAATAGGCGGCTACGCAAAGTATATAGTACCTTAAAATACTTGATTTAA